In the Drosophila teissieri strain GT53w chromosome 3R, Prin_Dtei_1.1, whole genome shotgun sequence genome, GGTTGGCTGGCAAgctggctggatggatggatggatgggttcAGGGTCCCTCCACACGATTCCCCGCTCTCTTGGCCAAGACAACCAACCGCAAATGACGCAAAATTGTCGCCAAGCAGAGAGTTTAcccacgcacacgcacacttacactcgcacactcacactcaaaTCTCTTGACGAGATAACAAGATGCAACTGTGAGATACGACTGGCCACAGAAATACCGTTTAATGAGGCCCTCGCACACAGCTTGACTATTTCTTAGATCTTATCCGTAGGGAGTCACTCAAAGGATATTGGCCGGCTGCCTTTTCTCATTGAAATCGATTCTATTCATCCTACTACTACTATTCGTGTTTCCGAGGCCCATAACTCCTGGCACTTTATGCAGCCGGCTTTGTTTGACCACAAAGTGTCGCTGACCAAGTCCCCATAATCGATTGAATTACCCGTTCCTTGGCAGCTTCCTTCCGCAATTCATGTCAGGCTCTAAATTCAAGGGTTTAGAACCCCAAAATGTGCAACGTCAACTGTCGAGAAAGGGTTTTAAGGAACTGCATCCTAGCAGGATGCTACTACTACTGATTGGTTGGATGCTGGCCAGGGTATGTACTGATGTCGTCAGCGTTTCACATTTTCCGCTGAAAGCCCTGAAAGGATAATTGAAACGAGCCCTTGAGACCCATTTGAGAGAGTCTCTGCGCACATGAATATGTAATTTAGTTCGGATTTGAATAGAAGGATGCGACAAAAAGCCTCAAGTGGCCATTGAAGAGCTTTTTTACGGTGTGGGTGCTATATGAAAGGAATCAAAATTAAGTGGAAAGTTTCCCAGCTCATCAGTGACTTGTGTCAAAGCGCTGCGCCAAAGAAAAGCCTAATTCAAATGCGGCATAAACCTTTTTCGCCATGACAACATATTAAATGGGACTTAAGTCGTAAACAATGTGGTTTCACCGCCATTCGCCCCACCCTCGACGAGTGGTCGCTGAAAAGTTTAAGCGATTAGCGCAATTTAGCGAAAATAACATGCGAAATTGCGCGCTTGAACGCCTTTTCAATGGCACTCAGATACAAAAGCGTCCACAGTTGCAGATAGTGCAAAAAGGGAATCCCGCTGAGCTGAGCCGCATTTTGAGCGCACTTAATGTGGGAAAATCGTCGTCACTTGTCAGTACACGCCCACCTCGAACAACCCCTGATTCCCATCAAAGTGTTAAAACACAATGCGCACACATTGCACACACAATTGTTGCCAATCTGGAGATCCTCTCATCTCCAGAAGCGGATTGCCCATGCTAATCGTCAGATGCGTAAAACTCAATGAACACTCAAGTGCCAGGGGTCCTCAGAAAAGTCCCAAAGCAGCTAAGAAGctactgaaaaataaaaaaacaaacagagcGACTACCAAGATCGCGAACTCATAATCCTTCCAATCCGATCATGAGAAAACGGGATGAAACCCTTTGTGGCATTCAGGACCCGACCTTTGGAACCTACGCGTGCAGCCTCCGCAGAAATTCCTTTGTGGACCATTTAGTGAGTGCGGTTCCTCGGGTGTTTGGCCCATTTGTGTCGGGGTTTGCCATTCGCAACTCGCAACTGAAACTCGACAAATTAGGCCACTCAGCTTCCACGGGCCTTTGTTCGCCTTTTATCCTTTTTTCGGATGCTTTGTTTGCCCTTACTTCTTAATGCCCGAGATCATAATGTTTGCGTCGAAGGGTTGATCTTGTTGATCTCGTTTTTTACGTCGAGGATCCCTTTACCTCCgatatgatttatttatttgtatatctGCAGCGGACAGGGCTATCTCGATCTGGGACAGTCGAATGCTGTTTAAGGACTGCCCTTTATTTGGCTTGACTTTTGCACTCTCATCTTTGGGATGGTGCACGTGCCGAAAGATTGCCATGATCTTTAACAGGTAACCACAATATGTTGTAATTCAATTAGAGGAATATTtcactaaattaaattaaaatgtaaatacactATTGGTAAGGCCTTTCAAGTAAAATAAGCCTACGCattctttatattttacataacTATATTAAATAACTTGATAGCCCATTAAAGCTTAAACTATTTCTGGTATACATACAAAGTGTTCATCTCCTGGAGGCCAGCTAATCTAAAACCAATTTTCAACGCTCGCTGCTACGCAAATTGTCCATTAGGCTAATTACGCAAACATTTGTGAATTTACTTATCCAAAAGTTTGAAACGCAAACCTCTTGTTGAACTCGAAAATCCGTTGATTGATGGCCGCATTGTTCGTATTTGTCAGTTGCGCCATGGCCATGCAAAAGCGATTGTCTGGGCACCCAGAATGGATTCGGATTACACCTGGACTTGGAACTCTGGACCGAAGACTGCGCAGAGCAAACagattattttcataaattagaCTTTTTTAATGATTAAGGAGACAGCTTTCGAGACGGGATAGCAGTGAGGAGTTGAAGGACACCGGGTGCGCCTGGCAAACGGGGTTGGACTGGGATATCCTTGAAGGATGCGGCTGAGGACCTACGAAACTGGACAGTGGTCAGCGCATTGGTCAGTCACGCACGTAATTTTGGTATTACCCCTTCGGGACGACAGCTCGCAACGGGATAGGCAGAGTTCAGAGGTCACCACCGTACTTTTTCCCGTTTCTTCTCACAGTCCGAGCAGCAGGAAACTTAAGACGTTTTCACGTTGAATTCTAAtgatttttgtattcaaatgCGGATTGCTCCAACCAGTTTGGGCAGTTGCCTTAGCACCCAAGGGAGTGTCCCCTGAATGGCAAGGCGCGCATCCTGCTGACGGCGGGATTGGCCCATCGTCCATCGGTCAAGTTGTGTGCGAATCGCATCCAAAATGGCCAATGTCCCAAGTTCGGACTTCGCTTTCATTACTGCCAACTCTTTTTGTTCGGTGGCCCCGACAAAGGGGTCAATTTGAAAGGGCAACAGTTGATGTTCAGGGCGCATGAGTTGAGTCCTGACATGGGTGGCCATTTTGTGGCGAGCACCAACGGAAGCAAATGTATCTAAATAAGGAAAGGATTTCAATGGAAGTTTTGGCGGGTAGTATTCAGAAAGCTTTCCAAAGTAAATTATTGCCCTTGAAACTGTCACAGAATCACTTTTTTCTACAAGCATTCTTCAATTTGTATtcttaaaattgtataaagtTCCAAAAACTAGTAATTATGATATCCGGCGAGGAAGTGATTTCCCTTCGAAGAAATAAAGCCATCAAATGAACTTTGTCCGTTGACTCGTGTGGACCATTAAActctttttataattttccttAAACGGTATTATGCTTGTATCACCTCTACACCAGAATTTCCCCgtcttttattgtttttttaactGCTGACCCAACGCTCTTTTAATGGCCTCCACTTGACCAGGCCACCTTAGTTGGTTTCTTGACACCTGCAGCTCAATTTCGTCTTTTTTCGAGTCTTAGAGCCGGATCATAGGAAAAATCTTAAGTTGTCACTTCTGGCAGCATGGGCTTAAACTTTGAACTGAGCCGACTATTTCGACTCCGAATTTATATACTCATATACAGGTAGTGCGACTCCGGAAGTTTCCGCGCTCGTTAAAACTCCCAATTTAATGAAGATAAATCGTAGTTGGTTTTCAGAAACGAAAGACTGAAAAAATCGCGGTGAATGGGAAACTGTTTTGGTTTGAAATTTCACCTCTTGACATTGGTTCGGCGGGATGTACTGGGATGAGCTTCCCAGCCACGGtgacatttaaattaatacaCTGCCAGCGAGTTTGGGCCGTAACAGGCGCGTAACTGCAGTCAATTATTCGGCCGAAAATATCCTGTTTCCAGCATCCAGTTTCCACATCGGcagcatcaccatcgccatcgccatcatcatcattattattaacacTTTCCACGGCTATGGACTTGCCACTTGAACTTGGTGCGGCATTGGCTCGGGCTGTTCCgcttttattgtgtttttgtaATGCTATATAATTACACCATCAAGTTGACTGATGACACGGAATGAATCTTTGTCGCTCCCTTACACAACACAACACTCGCACACCCagtatttgcataaaatcacaatttctcttcgcaccaACCCGAGGGAAACCCTTGCCCGGTTTAGGGATATGTGTGCCGCGTCGCTAGGTTACCACTTTCCCTTCCATGACAGCGAATCCGCGCATGGGTTTCAGCTAAGTGATCCCTACATCGAGATGAAACAGCTTTGCTTCATATAGtataatcatttatttatgtatttctaAACAAAggttttcacatatttttctgcatttgaatttcattGGGAATATCTGGCACAAAACTATGActtctattttcatttaatacaCTTAGAGTTATGCTCTTACCTTCGACTTACGTTGGCACAATGGATCTGGGCTCCAATGAATGGAACGAGCTAATCCCTGCCATATGCGTTCCTTCTTAGCCCCGATCCGTCATAGGGCACAATCGGAGGTGTCACAATTTCTGACACTTCAATTTCTTGTGCTCTCCGTACGCGAGACAAATGAGCAGCGCGTGTGCTTCCTCAATGCGTTGCATGCGAATATCCTGGCGGcaggatatacatatgtatacatatctGTGTTCTGGATTGGTTTGTGTAGGTGCACCCGTCGTCTGTCAAATGCGTCTTGTCATGcatcaaaatacaaaaaaggaGAAATGAAAGGAAGTTGAAAGCCAGAAAGAAACGAAGTCAAAGCAAACAGAGTGAAATGGCAGCggggaaaattaaattgaaaatttcacCACGACCAGAGGGGAGGTGTGGCGGGGGAAGGGTGCCACCAGGTTGCCACAGTTGACTCTTTTGATAAACAAACAGACGGCAGACAGGAGCAttgcaaaaatgttgattaCAGCCAGCGAAGGAAAGCGAGCCACCGAAACAGGAGCAAATATACACCAAGAACAAAACCCCAGTCAAACACGTTCTTGATTTAGAGCATGTCCTTATCATTGAAacacttaaaaattttattaatattaatctcATTGTTTTCATATAATGCgataatatgtttaaaaataattgttgtaCAGTCTTGGGCAACAAATTTGTACAcctaacattttattataagTAATTTTTCAAAGTACCTCAACAGCAGTGGTACATATGAGACCGCTGCTTCCGCTTTTGAGTCGCAGCCGCCAAAGGACATGCgccaaaatatgaaaaaacataaaaacgaaatgaaaaccaGCAAGGAAATGAGAGAAgcggaaaaaaatgaaataaaaatccGTTCGCGACTCGCAACTTTCATGTGTATCCATGTCAGCTTGGCTTTTGTGCTATTTGGAACGAGTTGTCAAATAAAAGCGGCAGCCGgcggagaagaagaagaaggtaCCGGGGAATCCTGCCGAAGGcggcaggaggagctggatcGTTgacttggctggctggctgccatCAAAATGGCGTCTGGCCCGGCAAGGACTTTAAAAAGCTGTTTGGAAATCGATGTGGAAAGtcagctgcggctgcggctgcgggtGCGGGTGCCGGTGCTTTGTCGCCTCACCTGTCGCAggacaaacaaattttaatcaaaatagaaaaaaaaacaaaaaatactaaataaaaaaggaaaggagagCAAAGTAGAGGAAAAACTACAAATCACATTTCCTGTGGCAACATCAACTTCCTGTTTTGGCATGGAAATCTCCTAGTCAGCGTTTCACACGCCGTCTGACAACTGCAGCCGCTTTGAAGTTGCATGCAGCGCATTTTCCGCTGTGTGTCATTTAattgtcagtcagtcagtcagtcaacaAGAGTCCGTCAACTTGGTCAGTCATGCACTCAATCAGTGGCAGGACACTCCGGCCAGGACAACAGGCGCAGTTCACCCCCTGCGACATGTAAAGGGTACTCGCCCTCGCCCTCGCCCTCACCCTCGTACTCCTTCATGAAGTGCAGTTTCTAGTTCCGTTTCCCCCGCCAGGAAGTCAGACTTCCAAAGCGGAACTCGCTGCATTATCCTTGCATGGGAATGCCAGGACTCGCGGGGtggcaactgcagcagcaccgAACTTTGTAATCAGCGGTCTTTGTGGTTTATGCTGGCAGCTCCTAATTGATGCAGTTAGTTGCGTGCTGTTAGTTGCGACTGGAACCCTTTAATTGATGCTTCGCTTGGGAATAGATTGGTTGGCACTGATAGCTACTTTGTGTGGAAATTTTGTGGGAACTAGTTCAACGCAGTTTTTGCTAGTTGGGAGAGGAAATTCATTCTGTGAGCATCAACAAAAGGTACCTCAGTGTTATGGTATCATTGCATACTTTATGATACTCAATTAGGATGTTAGGATTATGCATTTCAGTAAAAGTACAGATGGTACAAGTTTGGGGAATTGGTCGTCGTACAATAGAATGTAGCTAGAATGTCTTTCTACAATCTGTGGTCACTACAGAACAATACTATAGCTGAGCACTAAAAAGAAGCAATAAGCGTAGTAAAATTCAGAATGAATTGGGTTCAATCAATTTGAAACACCCAACTTATTATTGGCACAAATAGCCACATTTATCGACTAGTAATCCATCTGTTTAATGTGCTCCCTCGAACACGCTCATCATTTGTTAATCATACTTAATGCCCCAAAACCAAACCGCACCTGCTGCCACACCACTCTGCGGCCCCACCACATCGAAATGCTGAGCGATTCTGAGCGATGCTGAGCGATGCTTAGCCGGAATAAATCTACCATAAAGATGCTTGACATTATTCAAAATACCAAAACTACAGAATTCCCGAAATGCCTTGGccaaaggaggaggagctgcatcGAAAGCTGGAGCCGGAGCAGTTGGACAGGGCGATAATACGACGACAATGGGCaaaaaaggcaataaaatttaatgccAGACGAGGGAGCCGCGAGTGGATCGAGTGGAGCGAGTGGAGCGTGGAGGCACAAACGACTTCATTTTATCTTAATGTGCTAATAAATTTCCCAGAGACGAAATCTctgccaaaaaccaaataaatttacTAATACACACGCTGCGTGGACAGACGGGGGCCCATGTCCCATGTCgccgaaaatgaaatggaGCGCCAAGTAGTTGAGTGAGTGGCATGCGTGGAATCGAAGAAATGCAATTAAGGCGGCCAAATCATCTAGAGAACCACTGGAAAGGGCGTCCCGCATGCTGTCCTAAGTGTTTAAGTAGCTAAACGCCTGACAACCGGAGAAGTTATGGCCCGGCCTGCAGCTTGAAGTTGGCGCGTGCTCCACGGACCGACTGCACCCACTTCTCGCAGAGCATGCTGTCAACACAGTGGATAGAACCGAAAGAGAGGAGCTCCTCCGCCGATCTCCACTTGAATCCACCGCTGACAATTCCCGTTTCACCCCCTTGCGAGTCTAGGTTCTCTGCTCTATCACCTCCCCAATCGAATTGCTGAAGTGAAATTGCCCTAAAAGGGTTCATGCCTCAGGCTCGTAAATTTCGATAGCGCTCAAGTGGGGATCTGGCACCTGAGTTGGCTATAGCAGCTATATCGGCTATATCGACGGGGTAGGAACAATTCATTTGGAATGGTTTTTCCAATTACCAAACTTGATATCTCGAGTTTTATGATCGTTTGAtggaaaattgtaattaatatgACATTTATAGCCTAGGCAGCTGAGCTTATTCAAGATCCAACAGTtctaaaataacattttaagaACTTCTTTCTCCAAGACTGTACCGAAAAGTAAAGGTCAGTATAATGCCATTTTTCATTCTGGGCTGTGCGCGCCTTTCAGGCGGTTGCCACCCTTAGAAAAGTCGCCCAAGAGTCTCCCGACCATATATGCAATCTCATATGCATTACTTTGCATGTCTGGCGAGTTAAGGAACTCAAGCGTAAAGGTCAAAAGATCAACGCTTGAGGGACAGAAATGGCAGGGAGGGAGGTTTTTCTAAAGAATTTCCCTACTTTTCCTGTGTTAATGCTCTGATTtcgttttgaaaaatgtatgcagcatttgcatttgcccaTTGTCCAGTTCGCTGATTAGGCGTGAAGTTCGGGATCTGAATAAGAGCATTacattgtgtttgtgtgaCAGAATGCAGTTACTTTTTTTGGCGGGAAAAATAGGGTAATCTATACCCTAAATCATCGGAAATGGTTCGGaggtttaaaataaatttaaatgccgATAGAACTTTATAAAAGGCTATAGAAGATAAGCAATATGCCGcatttatattttccaaacTTGTATTTTACAAGCttatcaaatttaatatatcattgaaaaattttaaattactttgaTTGTACTATAATTGGGCAAAGATTGTAAGCTACATAAGTAAAGTTCCCTTTTTATACGAACGTATACCGCAATATGTAACAATGTTTACCCACTTCTCAGACACACACTATTCCAGAAGTTTTCCTAAGAGTCTCCCAAAAAACGAGGTCAGCATCTCCTAATTAAGGTCACTCACACATCCCAGCTCCCTACACCATCAATTCTTTCCCGAGCAAACAGCCTTACAACACGTTCCGCCTTATTATGACCATGCGAACAaagaacaataaaaaacaGAGCACATTTGCCGATTGCCGCCACCCCAGCGGGCAGGCCTAGGAAAAAGTAGCACTTAAAAAATTTGCAAACATGTTTTGCATACAGCAAAACCGATCATCAAATATTCACATGCAATCAACGGAAATCTTAGGTAAATTTTCCCCCAGAACCACGCACCCAAGACAAAGccgaggaaatatatgtacatccaGATATCCAGAATGCAACCACCGATCTCGAGACTTCAGACCTGGTAGACGACATCCAGCTGCTTGAGGTACCCACGTCACGATCCGAATTGGGACAGATCTTTTGTGCAAACTGGAGCGGGTAAATGCGAGTGCGAAAATCTACCCCATAATCTCAGGGAAAAACCCGAAATTAAACTTGGCCGGACAAAGGAGActcaaatgtttatttgcgTATCGAAATGTGcaaaattttcccatttcctaAAGCCTGAATATTCATAAATCTCTTGGCGAAAGGTACAAATGTAAATTCTCAATATTGTTCGGCGGAGGAAGACGGAAGACGAAGGCCGTCGATGAGAATTCTTTCCGCTCGAAATCCAGTTAACTTTCGCTGACATCACCTGTCCAAATCGAGTGGCCCAGAAAGTCCAACACGATAATTGGTGTCATAAAAGTTAGTTAAATCATATTGGACGTCAGTCAAAGCGGTGACATTCCCAAATTAGAAAAAGTCGGTGGGGCGGCAACTTCATTGCGTGGTGATTGCCGCGGCCATTGTTTTGATGACACGCCAAATGGTTTCTGTTTCGAAGACCATTCCACCTGTCAGCCAAATGGACAGCAATCCGAACACACAATTATCTGCCAAATGACGAGGGCGTGTCAGGTGGCGCTTACCATTTTGGTAcgctatatatgtatggtcTATATGGTCTGAATACTTCCCGGTGCCCAGCAATAATCACAAATTTACAGGTCGACGTGGGGGACAGCGTTATGCCATTTGATGTGTACTTCCGATTGTGGCAAttatatgtaaattaattatgGGGTTCAGGTTGGGTCCGCTTTGAGACTTGCCTTGCCTTCCAACTCCcactccaactgcaactccaaACCCAACCCTAAACTGCAACTCACTGCCATTTGGCAAACTAGttttggcatgcaaatggACAAGTTGTCTACGACTTGGCCCAGACAACTCCAGATACTCTGTGGCAAAGCCTCTTCCGCAAGTGGCGGAGACAACTCAATGAGGTCTGCAAATGTTATGCTCGATTGAGGATCCCCAACGGCAGACGTTGCCAGTGAGTTAACATGAAATGGCAgacgcagatacagatgcagatttGGTCTGAGATCGAATCGaagatgcagatggagatTCAGTTGCAGATACAGTTGCAAATGTGCAGCTGCCAGCGATCGAAGTGGCGCGATCATGTGCAAAAACTGCTCTCTTGGGCGCACTTGACACGAAGAAATAATTCCATTGAGTTGGCAACTATGCCGGGAATCTCGGGCGAGACAAAATTAGACAAGAAGCGTGATTTACGGAACCCTTAAATCACATGACAACAACACACAGATCGGCACAGATCGAGAATCGAAGAGCAAATGCGACGACAATGTCTGGGCAGCACATGTGGATGTGTGGACCtagatgtggatgtggatgtggatgaggatgaggatgtggggaactgggaatgggaatcagaatcgaaatcgaaatcagaaTGGGGCTGGAACTGGGAGGCGCACAATGGGAATGATACTGATACGGAGTCGATCGATCGACGCTTCCTCTTGGCAGTCCCACTGATTTATGGCAATGCAAACGGGGACACATCAGACATgaggac is a window encoding:
- the LOC122621824 gene encoding uncharacterized protein LOC122621824, yielding MIFVFKCGLLQPVWAVALAPKGVSPEWQGAHPADGGIGPSSIGQVVCESHPKWPMSQVRTSLSLLPTLFVRWPRQRGQFERATVDVQGA
- the LOC122622027 gene encoding LOW QUALITY PROTEIN: uncharacterized protein LOC122622027 (The sequence of the model RefSeq protein was modified relative to this genomic sequence to represent the inferred CDS: deleted 2 bases in 1 codon), with protein sequence MWENRRHLSVHAHLEQPLIPIKVLKHNAHIAHTIVANLEILSSPEADCPC